The following nucleotide sequence is from Azospirillum brasilense.
GAGCTGGCGGTCATGCGCCCGTCGGTTCCATGGGCCGGTCAGCCCTTGCGGGTCAGCAGCAGCGCGGTCAGGTCGTCGTCGATCGGGCCGACGGCGCGCAGGCGGTCCAGCAACCCGTCCAGGAAACGGCCACCATCCGTCTCGTCCATCCGCTCGGCGACCAGGGCGGCAAGGCCCGGCTCGTCGAGAACGTCGCTGCCGACCGGGATCTCGATGGCACCGTCCGAATAAAGGAACAGGCGCCCGCCGGGGGGCAGGGGGAGGGAGCGCTCCTCATACTCCGCCGACGCGAGCAGGCCGAGCGGCAGGCCAGCGCTGTCGCCCAGCAGCGGCGCGGAATCGCCCGGCGCCCAGACCATCGGGCGCGTGGACCCGGCGGAGGCGTAGACGAAACGGTTCCCCGCCGGTTCGACCACCCCGGCCAGCATGGTGGCGAACTGCCCGTTGGGAAGCAGCGCGCACAGTCGGCGGTTGATGGTGGACAGGAACTCGCCCGGGGTCAGGCCGGACACTCCCATCTGCTGGCAGATCGCGTGCAGGCGGAAGGTGTTCAGCGCCGCCCCGACGCCATGGCCGGAGAAATCGACCATGTAGAGCATGGTCCGGCCCTGTCCCTGCACCTGTCCCTGGCCCGGCGCAACGACGTCGTGCCGCAGGTCCCAGAAATCGCCGCCCAGCTCCGACGAGGGGGCGAAATGGGCGGCGATGCCCACCCCCGCCGCGGCCTCCACCTCGGCCAGCCGCTCCGGCGAGGGCATCAGCCGTTCCTGCATCTTGCGGGCGAGCGACAGCTCGCTCTCCGTCCGTTCGTGGAAGCGCTGGAGATCGTGCAGAAGGGCGCGGTTCTGCAGATGGATGCGCACGCGGGCCAGCAGCTCAACCGCATTGATCGGCTTGGTCACGTAATCGGTGGCCCCGGCGGCGAAGGCCTTGGCGCGGTCCTCCGCCCGGTTCAGGCTGGATTGCACCAGGACCGGCAGATCCTTCCAGGCGGGAAGCGCGCGCAGGCGCCGGCACATCTCGAACCCGTCCAGG
It contains:
- a CDS encoding PP2C family protein-serine/threonine phosphatase, yielding MNDLPEVPGLETARVLVVDDNRVNRHLLQALLERGGVTRIDMAEDGNDALARLDAFQPDLILLDLMMPNLDGFEMCRRLRALPAWKDLPVLVQSSLNRAEDRAKAFAAGATDYVTKPINAVELLARVRIHLQNRALLHDLQRFHERTESELSLARKMQERLMPSPERLAEVEAAAGVGIAAHFAPSSELGGDFWDLRHDVVAPGQGQVQGQGRTMLYMVDFSGHGVGAALNTFRLHAICQQMGVSGLTPGEFLSTINRRLCALLPNGQFATMLAGVVEPAGNRFVYASAGSTRPMVWAPGDSAPLLGDSAGLPLGLLASAEYEERSLPLPPGGRLFLYSDGAIEIPVGSDVLDEPGLAALVAERMDETDGGRFLDGLLDRLRAVGPIDDDLTALLLTRKG